ctttggaagcaaGGTGGTTTATTTGTGGTCTTTCCTATGTGCACACTTGGGACTCCGAGAATAATAAGGGAATGATTTCACCTCTGTCTCTTCCCGGTTTGGCCGCCGGGGTTTAGCACAACCCTACTATGGGGGTGAAACATGGTCCCTGCTTTGTAAGATGCTctatttttatgtgatgatgATGTTCaggttatgttatgccaaagtactATGGGTTTTATATGTCTTAAAACCATCGCTCTgttaagtttgaaaacatgttttgCTCTGCATGATAACTctggaaaatattttgttctgcatACTATactttgtaaatgctcatgtttgcacaCAAGTATATGTCATctgcttattgagttgttgataccTCACCCCTTAACTCCTCaacatttttctaataattttggATATTTCAACTGAGGATCAGATTATGAAGCATTGGGTGAGATGATTTAAGAATGGTGGTTTAAGTTTATAGAGTTTCTATATGTATATTGGCGaagtttattaagaaattttattgtgttttgaagACTCAGCATTTtggaaaatttattatattgagGAAATTAGTTTGAATCACAATTTCTTTATGATATTAGGAATTTTGAGTCtataattatattgttgaaATGTGGGTTTAAGTGATAGGAAGTAACTCTCCAACCCCTGTGGGACCGGGGCATTACGATTGGTATCAGAGACAAGTTAGAGATTCTACATACTATAATAAGAAGTTTGATGAAATTTAAAGTTTGAAGTTCTGTACactataattattgagatttggATATTTATGGGTTTTAGGGAATAACGTTCATATTTGAGGTGTTGGGATTTGAGAACTATAAGGATGATAATGTGGATATCTAAGGTTTTAGATTCTGTAGATTTTATTGGTTGAGTTTTGGAATATGAGTTTTCGAGTTTTTgcatacagagagagagagagagagagagagagagagagagagagagagagagagagagagagagagattttaatGTGGTTGAACGTTTTAGAATTTTTGTAGGTCCAAGATATGATTTTGAGGATATTTAAGGCTTCCGCATTTGCAAACTCATGGAAGGTGGCTTCCAAAATCTGAGGTTTTGAGGTTCTGTATACTTTAAAAATGATCTAAATGAGATTTGAGGTTTTAGACTTTTTGGAACTTAAGAAATGATTTTCATGAGATTTAGAATTTTAGATCCGGTAGACTTATTTTGTGGGCTATAGGAAATGATTTTGATAAGATttaaggtttagattttgaGGGTGTATATAGGTTTGATCGAAAGTCAGGTTGGGCATTTGTAGATTCTAATATTTGAGATTTTGGAATtcgcttttattttattatatatatttttgccgATATACTTCTTGTAttcattttttttgggtaagtcTCTTGGTCAAATCTAATAAAGTTTTTATTGGCAACTCAAGTTAGCCTTTGATCATAACACTTTTGGaaactatttatatatgtatatataaagattttctttcttgcatttGAAAGAGTTTTTCAATGATATGAACAATTTTGAACTCAACTACATCGTGTGATCCTCTTATTCTTGGTGTGAGTCAATTCCTTCCATAGTCACTTGGTGGAGCACACCATTTATGCCTAAATTGTGATTTCATAAACGGTGTGACAATTTAGGAACTGAATGATGACGTGGCTAGATTCTCTCTAGGAAGTAAGTCGCCCTAGGGTTTCCATGGAAAATCCTGTAGCGCCATCATCTTCCACAGCTGCCCAACCGCTGGGTGTGCCTGGAACAGTGGTTGGCATTGCTCAAAATTCTTCGTTGCATGCTGCTGGAGTTTGTTTTCGGAGGGGTTTTGCAAATGTAGTGGCCAACCGGCCACAACCTCGGCCATCCATGAAGATCTCGGTTCGTGAACCCCGGTTTGTGGAGGGCGAGATGTTTTTTACATTCTCTCCGGCTGAAATAGCAAAATCGGCAGAGCCTTTTTGGTTTGCAGTCGTTTTGAAGTTCCAACGGCGTCGGCCTTCTCTGGATCAGATTAGAATGTTTATTAAAAGCAAATGGGGTCTTAAGGATATGCCGGTGGTCAGTTAATTGAGAAACACTCGAAATATTTTGGTCCGCTTAATCAATGAGGGTGATTTTGTATCTGTTATGGCTAGAGGCTGCTCAGACGTGAATGGTGTCCCGTATAAAATATTCCATTGGACTCCAGGATTTAATGAAAAGGATAAGCCCCCGTTGGTCCCTGTTTGGATTACACTACCTGGACTTCCACCGAATTATTTCCAAACGTCCATGTTGAAGAGTTTTGGAGATGGTCTTGGCCGGTTCTTGAAATGTGACAATGCTACATTATGTGTTACCAGACCGGAAGCTGCCAGAATTTGTGTTGAGTTGGATGTATCGGTGCAGTTGAAGAATCATTTCTGGATAGGACCACCTGGGCTGGAGAGCAGTCATTTTCAAGAAGTCATCTTTGAGAACATTCCGCTGTATTGTAACTGGTGCAGAAAACAGGGGCATTCGGAAGGTTTCTGTAAATCCAAAAGTCAGTATAATatgaaggggaaaaagaaagtggTTTCTGTTGACAATGGGAAGGGGATAGAGACCAAGGTATGGAAGGTGGTAGGGGAGGAAAAAACAGATGGGAAATTGCAGGATGGAGAGGACGAGAAGGGAGTACCGAGCAGACAACGGAAAGAAATTCTGGAACGTATTTCCTAGAAACAAAGTGCTGCTCAGTCCGAACAGATGGAGGTTTTATTTGTTGATTCTAATGGTGTTTTATTTCCACAGACTGAAGCTCTCTTGGATGATAAGGTGATGAAGATGACCGAAGACACTCGGGTTAAGGAACGTGAGGAAGAACGTGCAGCGGAACAGAATGCAAATAGGAGAGAATCGGCTGGTAAGTTGTCTTGGTATGAGGAGTCTGAAAATCTGGATGAAAAGGATGGTGGCGATGGTTTGGTAGAAAACCGTGGGTCCCCTAGAAGTTCTTTAAAGTTGATTGATGAAACTCTTGAAGGAGAAGTTTGTTGCAGTGCTATAGTTACTGATAACTGCTTGCTGTATCCTTTGTTGGCACATTCCTTGACTGATAATGATAATGAGGATGAGATTGAAGAGTTGGCTACCAAGTGTTATGAGTCGGATAGTGAGATTGAAgtcccaaaaaacaaaatatcgtGGTGGTAAAGCAAAGAAACCTATTGTTGTTCTTGAACAGACGACCCGTTCCAATAAACATTATTAAATGATGAATATTCTTGTATGGAATATTAGAGGGAGTTGTTCCTCGAAGGCAAGTTTGAGGCGGATTACTAATAAATACCGTCCATCGGTTGTAGCAGTTTTAGAACCTTTTCTTTCAGTTAATAAGTGTTCTCATTGGGCACGGTGGTTACGTCTTccaaatttctataataatgTGGAAGAAGGTGGTAAAGTTTGGTTGTTCTGGGCTAATGGCATTGAGTTTCAACTACATTCAGTGATGGCTCAAGCTCTCTCAGGTTGGTTCTCTCTTGGTAATTCTAGAGTGTTGGCAACTTTTATTTATGCAAGTTGTTTTCAAGATCAGCGTCGGGTCCTTTGGAATTATCTTAAGGATTTAGATGGTGGTGATAATATACCGTGGTTTCTTGgtggggattttaatattgtcCGGTCTGAAGGTGAGAAAATTGGTGGAGTTTGTCAGTCTTCTCGGGGGCGGGATGAGTTCAATAGCTGTATTCAAGATTGTAGTCTTGTTGATCGTCCTTATTCTGGCAATTgtttttcttggtgtaatgggaggTTAGGGGGTGGAAGAATTTGGGCTCGTCTTGATAGAGTGCTGGTGAATACTAGTTTTCTATCAAGTTTTCCTAATAGTTGTTTGATGTATCTTCCTCGAACCTCGTCTGATCATTGTCCTATGGTTACTTCTTTATGGGTTGATAGGAGGGTTGGTCCTACACCTTTTCGTTTTCAAAGAATGTGGTGTTTGCATGAGGAGTTCTTAGGTGTGGTAAGTGAGTGTTGGAGGCAAGAATTTCAAGGTTGCCCGATGGTGAAATTcagtagaaaattaaaaaaattgaaacaagtaTTGAAAAAATGGAATAGTGAGGTCTTCGGTAAAGTGGAAGTAGATCTTAAAGTCATTGAAGAGGAGCTTCTTGAGTTGGAGAATAATGTTCAGCAAAATTATACTCAGGATATGGAAGTTGAGCTTTTGAGATTCAAGCAAAAGCATATCCAATATTTGCATAGAGAGGAGATTATAGGGTGTCAAAAATCCAGAGTTAAGTGGATTTGTGAAGGTGATGAAAACACAGCTTTCTTTCATGCTTCTCttagatgtaaaaagaaatttaagacTTTAGAGAGTATGATTCTTGAAGATGGTAGTGTTCTTGATTCCGGTGAAGCAGTCCTTGAGGGGACTATTGATTTCTTCCAACAGCAGTTAACCACGTCAGCTGTGTCTTTTGAGGAGCCTGGTATGAATCTTATAACTTCTATTATCACTGAGGATGATAATCGGTTTCTTTACAGAGTTCCAGATTTGATGGAGGTTAAGGAGACGCTTTGGTCGATCCCACAAGATAGTAGTCCGGGGCCTGATGGTTTTTCTGCTAGTTTTTTCCATCATGCCTGGGACATTATCAAAGAAGATTTATTGATGTTGGCGATTGAATTCTTTGAGGGGAAGCCTTTAACCACTTTCTTTGGTGCCACCAATATTGTGTTGATACCGAAAGTGGATGACCCAAGGGGTTTTTCACAATTCAGGCCTATCAGTTTATGTTCTgttgtttataaaattttatccaaGGTTCTGGTGAATAGGTTGGAACCAATCATGAAGAAAATAATCTCTAATGAACAATCAGCCTTTATTAAAGGCCGAagcatttttgataatatttctaTTGCTCAAGAAATGGTTCAGAGTATGAACAAGAAAGTGAGAGGTGGTAATGTTatgattaaaattgatatggcaaaggcGTATGACAGGGTAAATTGGAGGTTCTTGTTGGAGGTGATGAAGAGGTTGGGTTTCTTATATCATTGGAGgggtttgatttttaattgtatctcttCTCCTATGTGTTCGGTGATGCTTAATGGTTCTTTGAAGGGCATTTTCAAACCTTCCCGAGGTattaggcaaggggatcctctatcgccatatctttttattttatcacaagAATTGCTTTCTCGTATGattaatgttgattttcaacagGAAAAAGTAAAGCCTTTTAATGCTAATGGAGGTACTCTgatttctcatttgttttatgctgatgatgtgctgattttttcaaatggggGTAAAAGATCTCTACTGCAGATTATGAAGACTTTGCAAGCGTACCAATCTATGTCTAGGCAGATGGTCAGTCCGGCTaagtcatctatttttttctcctctaaGTTTTCTGTTGCTAGAAAATTAGAGTCTTTGAGGATCATAGGTTTTATGGAGGGTAAATGGCCGTGCAATAATCTGGGAGTTCCGCTACATGTGGGACGGATGACTATCAAATTATTTGAACCTTTGTTGTTAAAGTTGCAGAAAAAATTGGCTGGGTGGAAGAGTAACATTCTTTCTTTTGGGGGTAAGATTATTCTTCTCAAACATGTTTTATCTAGCATGCCAATTCATGTTCTCTCTGTTATGAATTTACCTAAGGGTGTTTTCAAGGCCATCAAAAGTATTTTCTCTAGTTTTCTTTGGAACTCGActgatgataaaagaaaaagaaaatgggtttcttggaaaaatatttgtttgcATGTTGAGGAAGGAGGTCTGGGTATTCGGagtctacatgatgtgcaaatgtctctttttatgaaatttgcttggaaaTTATTGAAGGGGAATTCGGTGTGGGCAAAATTCTTTCTGAAGAAATATGTGGGTGGTAAGCACCCTATGGCTCTTTATAATTCCACAGGTTCAAGATTTTGGAAAGGTATTTTGTCATTGATGCCGATTGTGCAACAAAATTCATGTATTTTGATTAGAAGTGGTGCTTGtaatttttggtttgataattggTTGGGGGATGGGGCCATTGCTAATACTGAAGAGGTTAGTGTAGATGAGAATTTATTGGTGgctgatattttaaatagttctGGATGGGATGTGACTAAATTGCGTATGCTGGTGTCGGAAGAGATGGTTGAGAAAATAATTGCTTCGCCGGTTCAAATATCAGGTGGATCAGATGTGCGTATTTGGCAGCCTAATCCGGATGGTACTTTCTTTACCAAATATGCTTGGCATTTAATTAGAGAGACAGGGCCTGTTTGTCTTTGGAAAAAATGGCTTTGGCATAAATTGGTtccaaaaaaaatgtcttttgttTGTTGGCCTGCTAAAAAACATGTTTTACCTGTGGATGATATCATTTCTAAGCTAGGTATTCCTCTAGCTTCAAAGTGTCATTATTGTGTTTTATCACAACAAGAATCCATTGATCATATTTTTTGTAGTGGTGAGTTGGTTGCTATGGTTTGGAGGTATTTTGCAGGTATTTTGGGGGTTCGGTTGCCTAACCTCCAAAACTAGACTATGGTTATGAATGTTTGGTGGCTTCGAGCGtcagaatcttctcaagtaagttGTTGTCATGGTATCTTACCAATTATTATCATGTGGGCTTTGTGGAGAGCACGGTGTGAGAAcagaatgaaaggaaagaatACTGATTGGAAGGGTGTGGTAAGGAGGATCAAATTGATGTTAActgatattttttcttcacataAGAAATTTGATAGATTGCATGCAAATGATATCAAGGTTTTACAGGAATTAAATTGCCCAATTTCTCATGTTAGCAAAAAAAGTATGAAAGCTATAGCTTGGATTAAGCCAAATAGAGATCAGTATAAACTAAATGTTGATGGTAGTTGGCTCAGAAATCTTGGATTAGCATGTGGCGGTGGGGTTATTAGAGATCATGATGGTCGAGTGTTGGCGGGTTTTGCTATTCATTATGGGCAGGTTTCCAATAATGTTGCTgaggggagagctttacttgatggTTTAAAGTTGGCACAACAGTTGGGTATTCGAGATATCTTGGTGGAGTCCGATTCAGAAGTTATTGTGAGATGGATTCAGGCTGGTAAATGCAGTTTATGGTATTTGTGGGATTTTTAGGATGACATCCAGAGATTGTTTGTTGATTTACAGTGTTCCATCCATCATATTTTCAGAGAAGCAAACATGGTTGCGGACTATCTTGCCAAAGAGGGGGCTTTTAATGGAGGTAAGTATTTCACAGGGTTGGCCCTTGATAGGGGTATCCTTCGTGGGTTAGTACGTACGGATATGTGGGGTCTTCCTTATATTAGGATGTAATTGTTGATCTCCTTTCCGTTGTAAGcactttatttgttttgtttttctttgatcacaggggtttttggttttttttgtttattttttgtaaaacctCTGTTGATAGTGATGTAACCACGGTATTCCTTCGCCATATGTGAGGgcttttttaataaacttgagacggggctgctatgtgggtggctaccggctcgttgataaaaaataaaaaataaaaaataaaaataaaaaactacgAGAAGGTCCCaacttcaccacttcatcttttattttcaatCATTCCTTTATGACTACCCAACCCTATCCACCCCATGGGTTTGTTTTGGCATATGGATTTTTGCGTCCTCGGATCACTCCAAAACAAAAGGATGGTAAGGATGTCGTGAGTACTAGTGTGTGGTCATTAGACATAAATGTGTACTTAATGGCTTTTGATTGTAGTTGAGAATGAGAGAGtatatttaaaaagtataaGTGACTATGCATGGATTTGGTACGGAAGAGATCTATTTCGTTATCAATGTGTGGTGAAAGTTACCTTGGTAGGTGATGAAATGGATTAGAATCTATGTTGAGGTATTTATGGATTCTAGTTTCAGAAATTCTTGCGAAGTTATCAAAGTGCATAGCGGAAGCGTGGTTTTTAATGAGATGATAGTTTGAGATTAAACTCGGCGATGATTAGGAAATGAGTTGCAATACAAGATCACTTAGGTTTTAAATATCGTGGCAGTAGCTTTCAAGTTTAAGGATTTATAAGAGtgcgagattttttttttttttttttttttttttaagggatcTCGAGCTAAGTTGGGTTTCTTCATGAATCGAGTGTGAGATTATGGACCTCAGATTTTGGAGAGTTCTTATAGCTACCCATATCCAGTTAATAGTTCTATGTGCTATTTCAAATGAAGTTAGGCTAAGAAGTTGGGTGAAAATTTTAATAGGTTTTTAATTGAACCGTTGTGGAAGTTTATACTTCGAATTGGATTGCACTCCTTAAAGTACATAACAAACTAATCTAACTACGAGGCTAGCTCATTGAATAGCTCGCACAACTCAGTCAAAATAGCCATAATCATATCTATAAACTAGAGCAATCGAAACGATGAGCACCTCGTCATTGCATTGTGGCCTAATCGATCTCCTCCAAGCATTCTTCTATTGATATTCCTTGTCCTGGCACATGATTTACCATTATGATgggaatgatagttgggactaccaagtgagattttaatcaaatctcagcaagttaacaaccAACTTAAACTAACATTATAAAGATGCATGCACAACAATAAAAGAGATGAATAAGAATGTGAACATAAATAAGCATGACATAACTTAGCAAATAGCATGACATGTACTGACATGAATTGAACTGACATGAACTTGTACtaaactgacataacttgaaatgGACTATGAACTGACGTGAAACTGGACATGAACTAAAACTAACAGGAACT
This genomic interval from Carya illinoinensis cultivar Pawnee chromosome 2, C.illinoinensisPawnee_v1, whole genome shotgun sequence contains the following:
- the LOC122301721 gene encoding uncharacterized protein LOC122301721 — encoded protein: MNILVWNIRGSCSSKASLRRITNKYRPSVVAVLEPFLSVNKCSHWARWLRLPNFYNNVEEGGKVWLFWANGIEFQLHSVMAQALSGWFSLGNSRVLATFIYASCFQDQRRVLWNYLKDLDGGDNIPWFLGGDFNIVRSEGEKIGGVCQSSRGRDEFNSCIQDCSLVDRPYSGNCFSWCNGRLGGGRIWARLDRVLVNTSFLSSFPNSCLMYLPRTSSDHCPMVTSLWVDRRVGPTPFRFQRMWCLHEEFLGVVSECWRQEFQGCPMVKFSRKLKKLKQVLKKWNSEVFGKVEVDLKVIEEELLELENNVQQNYTQDMEVELLRFKQKHIQYLHREEIIGCQKSRVKWICEGDENTAFFHASLRCKKKFKTLESMILEDGSVLDSGEAVLEGTIDFFQQQLTTSAVSFEEPGMNLITSIITEDDNRFLYRVPDLMEVKETLWSIPQDSSPGPDGFSASFFHHAWDIIKEDLLMLAIEFFEGKPLTTFFGATNIVLIPKVDDPRGFSQFRPISLCSVVYKILSKVLVNRLEPIMKKIISNEQSAFIKGRSIFDNISIAQEMVQSMNKKVRGGNVMIKIDMAKAYDRVNWRFLLEVMKRAFSNLPEEKVKPFNANGGTLISHLFYADDVLIFSNGGKRSLLQIMKTLQAYQSMSRQMGNSVWAKFFLKKYVGGKHPMALYNSTGSRFWKGILSLMPIVQQNSCILIRSGACNFWFDNWLGDGAIANTEEVSVDENLLVADILNSSGWDVTKLRMLVSEEMVEKIIASPVQISGGSDVRIWQPNPDGTFFTKYAWHLIRETGPKFDRLHANDIKVLQELNCPISHVSKKSMKAIAWIKPNRDQYKLNVDGSWLRNLGLACGGGVIRDHDGRVLAGFAIHYGQVSNNVAEGRALLDGLKLAQQLGIRDILVESDSEVIDDIQRLFVDLQCSIHHIFREANMVADYLAKEGAFNGVENERVYLKSISDYAWIWYGRDLFRYQCVVKVTLVGDEMD